The Dyella caseinilytica genome has a window encoding:
- a CDS encoding PilT/PilU family type 4a pilus ATPase, which translates to MDIGYFLKLMVDKGASDMFLTTGAPVNIKVEGKLYPLGNTGLPSGMVKKIAYSLMDEGQVPQFERDLELNMALAVKEAGRFRINVFKQRGEVGMVIRAIKSEIPSIDQLQLPAIFRELIMEPRGLILVVGATGSGKSTTLAAMLDHRNSNTPGHILTIEDPIEYLHRHKKSIVNQREVGLDTHTYHEALRNAMREAPDVIMIGEIRDTDTMEAAIAFSETGHLCLATLHSNNADQTLERILNFFPESAHKNVLMNLALNLRAVISQRLVSGKDGRRLPAVEVLLNTPFIRDMIRRGQIHEVKEAMDRSLQEGMQTFDQSLYKLYKSGRIELEEALAKADSRDGLALKIRLSEGGNTENAELAGNDPYGLGF; encoded by the coding sequence GTGGATATCGGTTACTTCCTCAAGTTGATGGTGGATAAGGGCGCGTCGGACATGTTTCTGACGACAGGAGCCCCGGTGAACATCAAGGTCGAGGGCAAGCTTTACCCGCTCGGCAACACCGGGCTACCCAGCGGCATGGTGAAAAAGATCGCCTATTCGCTGATGGACGAAGGCCAGGTGCCGCAATTCGAGCGTGACCTGGAACTCAATATGGCGCTGGCGGTCAAGGAAGCGGGCCGTTTCCGCATCAATGTCTTCAAGCAGCGTGGCGAAGTGGGCATGGTGATCCGCGCCATCAAGAGCGAGATCCCCAGCATCGACCAGCTGCAGCTGCCGGCGATTTTCCGCGAGCTGATCATGGAGCCGCGCGGACTGATCCTGGTGGTAGGCGCCACCGGTTCGGGCAAATCGACCACGCTGGCGGCGATGCTCGATCACCGCAACAGCAATACCCCAGGTCACATCCTCACCATCGAGGATCCGATCGAATACCTGCACCGTCACAAGAAGTCGATCGTCAACCAGCGCGAAGTCGGCCTGGACACGCACACCTATCACGAGGCCCTGCGCAACGCGATGCGCGAGGCGCCGGACGTGATCATGATCGGCGAAATCCGCGACACCGACACGATGGAAGCGGCCATCGCCTTCTCTGAAACCGGCCACTTGTGCCTGGCGACGCTGCACTCCAACAACGCCGACCAGACGCTGGAACGCATCCTCAACTTCTTCCCCGAGTCAGCACACAAGAACGTGCTGATGAACCTGGCCCTGAACCTGCGCGCGGTGATCAGCCAGCGTCTGGTCAGTGGCAAGGACGGCCGCCGCCTGCCAGCGGTGGAAGTGCTGCTCAACACGCCTTTCATCCGCGACATGATCCGCCGCGGCCAGATCCACGAAGTGAAGGAAGCCATGGATCGCAGCCTGCAGGAAGGCATGCAGACCTTCGATCAATCGCTGTACAAGCTCTACAAGAGCGGGCGCATCGAGCTGGAAGAAGCCTTGGCAAAGGCTGACTCGCGCGATGGCTTGGCGTTGAAGATCCGTCTTTCGGAAGGCGGCAATACCGAGAACGCCGAGCTGGCCGGCAACGATCCGTATGGGTTGGGGTTCTAG
- the maiA gene encoding maleylacetoacetate isomerase, with product MASDLVLYSYWRSSAAFRVRIALNLKGLHYETRAVHLVRDGGEQHSAAYAALNPQELVPTLVDGERVLTQSMAILEYLDETHPQPPLLPTDQAGKAHVRALSQVIACDVHPLGNLRVLQQIGTQFGADDEQKAAWMRHWVSAGLHAFETMLAKSKYTGRYCHGDTPGMADVCLVPQVYNARRWKVPLGDYPNILRIDAACAAQQAFHDAMPEQQPDAPSPSV from the coding sequence ATGGCATCCGATCTCGTGCTTTATAGCTATTGGCGTTCCAGCGCCGCCTTCCGCGTCCGTATTGCACTGAATCTAAAGGGTTTGCATTACGAAACGCGTGCCGTGCACCTGGTTCGTGACGGTGGCGAGCAGCATTCGGCAGCCTACGCGGCCCTCAATCCACAGGAGCTGGTACCGACCCTGGTCGATGGCGAGCGGGTGTTGACGCAGTCGATGGCGATACTGGAGTACCTGGATGAAACCCATCCACAGCCACCCCTGTTGCCGACGGATCAGGCAGGCAAGGCGCATGTGCGTGCGCTGTCGCAGGTGATCGCGTGCGATGTCCATCCGCTTGGCAACCTGCGCGTGCTACAGCAGATCGGCACGCAATTTGGTGCCGACGACGAGCAAAAAGCCGCGTGGATGCGACATTGGGTGTCCGCCGGCTTGCACGCGTTCGAAACCATGCTGGCCAAGAGCAAGTACACCGGCCGCTATTGTCATGGCGATACGCCCGGCATGGCCGATGTTTGCCTGGTGCCGCAGGTGTACAACGCGCGGCGCTGGAAGGTGCCGCTGGGTGATTATCCGAATATTCTGCGCATTGATGCTGCGTGCGCGGCGCAGCAGGCATTCCACGATGCGATGCCAGAGCAGCAGCCGGATGCGCCTTCGCCTTCGGTGTGA
- a CDS encoding phosphoglycerate kinase, whose amino-acid sequence MSDLDLRGKRVLIREDLNVPIENGRITSTQRLDASLPTIKAARDAGAKVMVISHLGRPKEGQFDAESSLAPVAKWLGEHLGSPVRLVADYLDGVEVAEGEVVVLENCRMNVGEGKDDEALSKKYAALCDVFVMDAFGTAHRAQASTHGVIKFAPIAAAGPLLCDELDALGKALEHPAHPLLAIVAGSKVSTKLTLLENLIGKVDQLIVGGGIANTFIAAAGHSVGNSLYEPDLIPAAKKVLADAKRRGAAVPMPVDVVVAPEFSAHASASVKPMDQVKEDEMILDIGPETAKLYAELIAKAGTVVWNGPVGVFEFDAFGKGTEVLAHAVADSKAFSIAGGGDTLAAVDKYGIADKVSYISTGGGAFLEFLEGKELPAVTALKARAAK is encoded by the coding sequence ATGAGCGACCTCGACCTGCGCGGCAAGCGCGTGCTGATCCGCGAAGACCTGAATGTGCCGATCGAGAATGGTCGTATCACTTCCACCCAGCGCCTGGATGCCTCGCTGCCGACCATCAAGGCCGCTCGCGACGCCGGTGCCAAGGTGATGGTGATATCGCATCTGGGTCGCCCCAAGGAAGGCCAGTTCGATGCGGAATCCTCGCTGGCCCCGGTCGCAAAATGGCTGGGCGAGCATCTGGGTTCGCCGGTGCGCCTGGTCGCCGATTACCTCGACGGCGTCGAGGTCGCCGAAGGTGAAGTGGTGGTACTGGAAAACTGCCGCATGAATGTCGGCGAAGGCAAGGACGACGAAGCGCTCTCGAAGAAATATGCAGCACTGTGCGACGTTTTCGTGATGGACGCTTTCGGCACCGCGCATCGTGCGCAGGCCTCCACGCATGGCGTCATCAAGTTCGCACCGATCGCCGCCGCCGGTCCGTTGCTGTGCGATGAGCTGGATGCGCTCGGCAAGGCGCTGGAACATCCCGCCCATCCGCTGCTCGCCATCGTGGCCGGTTCCAAGGTTTCCACCAAGCTCACCCTGTTGGAGAACCTGATCGGCAAGGTGGATCAATTGATTGTCGGCGGCGGCATCGCCAACACCTTTATTGCTGCCGCCGGTCACTCGGTCGGCAACTCGCTATACGAACCGGATCTGATCCCTGCCGCCAAGAAAGTGCTGGCCGATGCCAAGCGCCGTGGCGCCGCTGTTCCGATGCCGGTGGACGTGGTGGTGGCACCGGAGTTCTCAGCGCACGCATCTGCCAGCGTCAAACCGATGGATCAGGTGAAAGAAGACGAGATGATCCTCGACATCGGTCCGGAGACCGCCAAGCTCTATGCCGAGCTGATCGCCAAGGCCGGCACGGTCGTGTGGAACGGCCCGGTGGGTGTGTTCGAATTCGACGCGTTCGGCAAAGGCACCGAAGTGCTGGCGCACGCCGTGGCCGATTCCAAGGCATTCTCGATCGCCGGTGGCGGTGACACGCTGGCCGCCGTGGACAAATACGGCATCGCAGACAAGGTTTCCTACATCTCTACCGGTGGCGGCGCGTTCCTGGAATTCCTGGAAGGCAAGGAACTGCCGGCAGTCACCGCACTCAAGGCGCGCGCGGCAAAGTAA
- a CDS encoding HAD hydrolase-like protein — translation MLCLFDLDGTLIDSELGVTACIRHALTRLDVSTPADLREWIGPPLRQSFAPLLDHDETRIEAAVHYYHERFTELGWREYAIYPGIADMIASLQTAGHQLAIVTSKPHRHAQPIVDELPFGNHFEKLYGPHPSSSHSEKASMIAAALADFGASPKQTIMIGDRRYDMEGAVANGVAGVGVLWGFGSREELEEAGAHAVIEHPERLGALLAV, via the coding sequence ATGCTTTGCCTATTCGACCTTGACGGCACGCTGATCGATTCGGAATTGGGCGTTACCGCCTGCATCCGGCACGCGCTGACCCGACTCGACGTCTCAACGCCCGCCGATCTGCGCGAGTGGATCGGCCCGCCGCTACGGCAAAGTTTTGCACCGTTGCTGGATCACGACGAAACACGCATCGAAGCGGCCGTGCACTATTATCACGAGCGCTTCACCGAACTGGGCTGGCGCGAATACGCCATCTATCCCGGCATCGCGGACATGATCGCCAGCCTGCAAACGGCCGGCCATCAGCTCGCCATCGTCACCAGCAAACCGCATCGGCATGCACAGCCGATCGTCGATGAACTGCCCTTCGGCAATCATTTCGAGAAGCTTTACGGGCCGCATCCGTCCAGCTCGCATAGCGAGAAAGCATCCATGATTGCCGCGGCGCTGGCGGATTTCGGCGCGTCACCCAAACAGACCATCATGATTGGCGATCGGCGTTACGACATGGAAGGTGCGGTCGCCAATGGCGTAGCGGGTGTTGGCGTGTTGTGGGGGTTTGGTAGCCGCGAAGAATTGGAAGAAGCTGGGGCGCATGCGGTGATTGAGCATCCGGAGCGGTTGGGTGCTTTGTTGGCGGTTTGA
- a CDS encoding alpha-ketoglutarate-dependent dioxygenase AlkB — translation MQALLFEPNVQRIADETTGPITYQPGVIAPDLAASWFAALLQGVDWHESSRMMYERMVGVPRLHGHYAADDPSLPKVLGAALGIAKAQFRAPFNSIGLNFYRDEHDSVAPHNDKLHELVPHQPIVLLSLGATRTMVIRRKTPPHLKTELELEAGSLLLMGWNAQLNYDHGIPKLRYPVGPRISVAFRVRPGWSEDGW, via the coding sequence ATGCAAGCGTTGCTTTTTGAACCGAATGTGCAAAGGATTGCCGATGAAACAACCGGACCGATTACATATCAGCCAGGCGTGATCGCACCTGATTTGGCAGCCAGCTGGTTTGCGGCTTTACTGCAAGGCGTCGATTGGCATGAAAGTTCGCGCATGATGTACGAGCGCATGGTCGGTGTGCCGCGTCTGCACGGCCACTATGCCGCTGACGATCCATCCTTACCCAAAGTGCTTGGCGCCGCGCTTGGCATCGCCAAAGCGCAGTTCCGTGCACCCTTCAACAGCATCGGCCTGAATTTCTATCGCGACGAACACGACAGCGTGGCGCCGCATAACGACAAACTGCACGAACTGGTGCCGCATCAACCGATTGTCTTGCTATCGCTGGGTGCGACGCGAACCATGGTGATTCGTCGTAAGACGCCACCGCATTTGAAGACCGAGCTGGAGCTGGAAGCAGGCAGCTTGCTGTTGATGGGATGGAATGCGCAGTTGAACTACGACCATGGGATTCCGAAGTTGCGGTATCCGGTAGGGCCCAGGATTAGTGTGGCGTTTCGGGTGAGGCCGGGGTGGAGTGAGGATGGGTGGTAG
- a CDS encoding error-prone DNA polymerase, with the protein MTDYAELHCLSDFSFQRGASSARELFERANECGYTALAITDECSLAGIVRALEASRDTKLPLIVGTEIQLSDGPKLVLLAETKQGYISLCRLITQGRRASTKGSYRLFRSDLEGGAPGTLVLWIPEREPDPEQGAWVKRTFDSRAWLAVELHRDVDDDARITELDSLGERLQLPRVAAGDVHMHVRRRLPLQHTMTAIRHRLRLAEAGAVLFRNGERHLRRRSVLQSIYPEAWLAESVRVARRCSFHLSELKYEYPAELVPDGYTPMQWLRELVVKGVAWRWPNGVRDDIKKKIETELRLIETKNYAAYFLTVYDIVHFAQGEGILCQGRGSAANSIVCYTLGVMHADPEKVDLLVERFISEERNEPPDIDIDFEHERREEVIQYIYRKYGRTRAALAATVISYRGKSAVRDVAKALDLPEDQIEKLSRILAWWDGEESLDAQLREQGFDPDAPVLHKVLWLTAQLIGMPRHLSQHVGGFVIANAPLHELVPVENAAMADRTIIQWDKDDLDTMGLLKVDCLALGMLTCLRKCFDMVDEHRGKRWTIATIEHDDKRTYEMIRRADTIGVFQIESRAQMSMLPRLRPADYYDLVIQIAIVRPGPIQGGMVHPYLRRRHGEEPIEYPSEALRPVLERTKGVPLFQEQVMRLAVVAADYTPGEADQLRRSMAAWKRHGDMEVHREKLTRGMLKNNLSAEFAAQIFEQIKGFGSYGFPESHAASFANLAYVSSWLKCHEPAAYACALLNAQPMGFYSASQIVQDLQRHGVRVLPMDVRYSEWDCTLESDPRSEGELALRLGLRQLRGCSEEVAQRIANARKMQPFSDVVDLCTRANLDARHQDLLADAGVLRGLAGHRHRALWLTSGVESQLPLFGRESPREQDIVLPLPTPVENLMADYAHSGLTLGAHPLKLLRRRLHAARFIDSRSLQQLPHETRVRTVGLVTQRQRPQTASGVTFITIEDEFGYVNVVVWNHVAQQQRGPYLEARLLAVEGRWEAVDGVSHLIARRLHDVSGMLSELDARSRDFH; encoded by the coding sequence ATGACGGACTACGCCGAACTGCATTGCCTTTCTGATTTCTCGTTCCAGCGCGGCGCATCCAGCGCGCGCGAATTGTTCGAGCGTGCTAACGAGTGTGGTTATACCGCCCTGGCGATCACGGATGAGTGTTCGCTTGCCGGCATCGTGCGCGCGTTGGAAGCATCTCGCGATACGAAGCTGCCGTTGATCGTCGGTACGGAGATTCAGCTTTCCGATGGCCCCAAGCTGGTGCTGCTGGCGGAAACGAAGCAGGGTTACATCTCGCTGTGCCGCCTGATCACGCAAGGGCGGCGTGCCTCGACCAAAGGCAGCTATCGCCTGTTCCGGTCGGATCTCGAAGGCGGTGCGCCCGGCACGCTGGTGTTGTGGATACCAGAGCGTGAACCGGATCCGGAGCAGGGTGCATGGGTGAAGCGTACGTTCGATTCCCGCGCATGGCTGGCAGTGGAGTTGCACCGTGATGTGGATGACGACGCACGGATCACCGAACTGGACAGCTTGGGCGAACGCCTGCAATTGCCACGGGTGGCTGCCGGCGACGTACACATGCATGTGCGGCGCCGATTGCCGCTGCAGCATACGATGACCGCCATCCGTCATCGCCTGAGGCTTGCCGAAGCCGGCGCCGTGCTGTTTCGCAACGGCGAACGCCATCTTCGCCGTCGCTCCGTATTGCAGAGTATCTATCCGGAGGCCTGGTTGGCCGAGAGCGTGCGCGTTGCCCGGCGCTGTAGCTTTCATTTGAGCGAGTTGAAATACGAATACCCAGCCGAACTGGTGCCGGACGGCTATACCCCGATGCAGTGGTTGCGTGAGTTGGTCGTCAAAGGTGTGGCGTGGCGCTGGCCGAACGGCGTGCGTGACGACATCAAGAAGAAAATCGAGACCGAACTGCGTTTGATCGAAACGAAAAACTACGCAGCGTATTTCCTTACCGTGTACGACATTGTGCATTTCGCTCAAGGCGAAGGCATCTTGTGTCAGGGACGTGGCTCGGCCGCCAACTCCATCGTCTGCTACACGCTTGGTGTGATGCATGCTGATCCGGAGAAAGTCGATCTGCTGGTAGAGCGCTTTATTTCCGAGGAGCGCAACGAGCCACCGGATATCGACATCGACTTCGAGCACGAGCGGCGTGAGGAAGTCATCCAATACATCTACCGTAAATACGGTCGTACGCGCGCTGCGCTGGCCGCGACGGTCATCAGCTATCGTGGAAAGAGCGCCGTGCGTGACGTGGCAAAGGCGCTGGATCTCCCGGAAGACCAGATCGAAAAGCTCAGCCGCATCCTGGCGTGGTGGGATGGCGAGGAGTCGCTGGATGCACAGCTACGTGAGCAGGGTTTCGATCCGGATGCTCCCGTGCTGCACAAGGTGTTGTGGCTGACTGCACAGCTGATCGGCATGCCGCGACATCTGAGTCAGCATGTCGGAGGCTTTGTCATCGCCAATGCGCCGCTGCACGAACTGGTGCCGGTGGAAAACGCAGCCATGGCTGATCGCACCATCATCCAGTGGGACAAGGATGATCTGGACACCATGGGGCTGCTGAAGGTCGATTGTCTTGCCCTGGGTATGCTGACCTGTCTACGCAAGTGTTTTGACATGGTGGATGAGCATCGTGGCAAGAGATGGACGATTGCCACGATCGAACACGACGACAAACGTACCTACGAAATGATCCGGCGCGCCGACACCATTGGCGTGTTCCAAATTGAAAGCCGTGCGCAGATGTCGATGCTGCCGCGGCTAAGGCCGGCTGATTACTACGATCTGGTGATCCAGATCGCCATCGTGCGTCCGGGACCGATCCAGGGTGGCATGGTGCATCCTTATCTGCGGCGGCGTCATGGTGAGGAACCTATCGAATATCCGTCTGAAGCGTTGCGGCCCGTGCTCGAACGCACCAAGGGCGTGCCGCTGTTTCAGGAACAGGTGATGAGGCTGGCCGTGGTGGCGGCCGACTATACGCCAGGTGAAGCGGACCAGCTGCGTCGCTCGATGGCCGCATGGAAGCGTCATGGTGACATGGAGGTGCATCGGGAGAAACTGACCCGCGGCATGCTGAAAAATAATCTCAGCGCTGAATTCGCTGCGCAGATTTTCGAGCAGATCAAAGGCTTCGGCAGTTACGGCTTCCCGGAAAGCCACGCCGCCAGCTTTGCCAACCTCGCCTATGTCAGCAGCTGGTTGAAATGCCATGAGCCGGCTGCGTATGCCTGTGCCTTACTCAATGCGCAGCCGATGGGCTTCTACAGCGCAAGCCAGATCGTGCAGGACTTGCAGCGGCACGGCGTTCGCGTACTGCCGATGGATGTGCGTTATAGCGAATGGGATTGCACGCTGGAAAGCGATCCGCGCAGTGAGGGCGAGTTGGCGCTACGACTTGGCCTGCGGCAATTACGCGGCTGTAGCGAAGAGGTGGCGCAGCGAATCGCGAATGCGCGCAAGATGCAGCCATTCAGCGATGTGGTAGATCTCTGCACGCGCGCCAACCTGGATGCGCGGCATCAGGATTTGCTGGCCGACGCGGGTGTGCTGCGCGGGCTGGCAGGGCATCGTCATCGTGCCTTGTGGCTGACCTCTGGCGTGGAATCACAACTACCGCTGTTCGGTCGTGAAAGTCCACGCGAGCAAGACATCGTCTTGCCGTTGCCCACGCCGGTGGAAAACCTGATGGCCGATTACGCTCACAGCGGGCTTACGCTCGGTGCGCATCCGCTGAAGTTGCTGCGCCGCCGCCTGCACGCCGCGCGTTTCATCGATTCGCGCAGCCTGCAGCAGCTTCCGCATGAAACGCGGGTGCGCACCGTTGGCCTGGTCACCCAGCGGCAGCGCCCCCAGACAGCCAGCGGCGTCACTTTCATCACCATCGAAGACGAATTCGGTTACGTGAATGTTGTGGTTTGGAATCACGTCGCGCAACAGCAGCGCGGACCTTATCTGGAAGCACGTCTGCTGGCAGTCGAAGGGCGATGGGAAGCTGTCGATGGTGTCAGCCATCTGATTGCGCGGCGCTTGCATGATGTCAGCGGCATGCTTAGCGAACTGGATGCGCGCTCACGGGATTTTCATTGA
- a CDS encoding Y-family DNA polymerase, giving the protein MLWACLLLPQLALDGVLRRRADNSPLVLVDGPVNARVVVAVNASAHAAGLRIGQRLTAAQALLAQFEAAPYDAADVARWQQFLASVAYRYSSQVALLPHAIVLEVSKSQSLFGSWLVMEQRLREDITALGFRYRIAAAPTPHGAYVMAGVSDGQTALSHESMRRLLDDVPLGKSRLPARAVDALPRMGVRRLGQLLRMPRDGLQRRFGAELLQAMDRLTGDLPAGLDLYVPPDAVDWIIELSHEVENLAALVFPLKRMTGDLAAYLSGRDGGVQRFVLKLVHRDLAATDVSVGMLSPERDADVLFDAARGRLEQVSLPAPVLALRLMADDLPTFAPTGRDLFDERPAHALPFEQLRERLRARLGDGAVYRWGATADPRPEHSQRVAVQDDVLLEPRPRPTWLLTRPMPLRGALRVISGPERLETGWWDGGDARRDYYVVETSMGQRAWAFCAPGERSGWMLHGWFA; this is encoded by the coding sequence ATGCTCTGGGCCTGCTTGCTGCTGCCGCAATTGGCACTGGATGGTGTCCTCCGCCGCCGCGCCGATAACAGTCCGCTGGTGCTGGTGGATGGTCCGGTCAACGCGCGCGTCGTGGTGGCGGTCAATGCGTCTGCTCACGCAGCGGGTTTGCGCATCGGTCAGCGCCTGACAGCAGCACAGGCGCTACTGGCACAGTTCGAAGCCGCTCCTTACGACGCAGCCGATGTTGCGCGCTGGCAACAATTTCTCGCCAGCGTGGCCTATCGCTACAGCTCACAGGTAGCGCTGTTGCCGCATGCCATCGTGCTTGAAGTCAGCAAGAGCCAAAGCTTGTTCGGATCGTGGTTAGTGATGGAGCAGCGCCTGCGCGAGGATATAACCGCGTTGGGCTTTCGTTACCGCATCGCTGCTGCACCGACACCACACGGCGCTTATGTCATGGCAGGCGTTAGCGACGGACAAACAGCGCTCAGTCACGAAAGCATGCGGCGCCTGCTCGATGACGTCCCCCTGGGCAAGAGCCGTTTGCCGGCACGGGCGGTGGACGCATTGCCACGCATGGGTGTGCGTCGTCTCGGACAACTCCTGCGCATGCCGCGCGATGGTTTGCAGCGCCGCTTTGGTGCCGAACTGCTACAGGCGATGGATCGTCTGACCGGTGATCTGCCTGCCGGGCTCGATCTGTATGTGCCGCCCGATGCCGTGGACTGGATCATCGAGCTTTCGCACGAAGTGGAAAATCTGGCCGCGCTGGTTTTCCCGCTGAAACGTATGACCGGCGATCTCGCCGCGTACCTGTCTGGCCGCGACGGTGGTGTGCAACGGTTTGTCTTGAAGCTCGTGCATCGTGATCTCGCTGCGACGGATGTCTCCGTCGGCATGCTTTCGCCGGAGCGCGATGCTGATGTGCTGTTCGATGCTGCGCGCGGGCGTCTGGAGCAAGTGTCATTGCCTGCACCGGTGCTTGCCCTGCGCTTGATGGCCGATGATTTACCTACCTTCGCGCCGACCGGTCGTGACCTGTTCGATGAGCGACCTGCGCATGCCCTGCCTTTCGAACAACTGCGCGAACGTCTGCGCGCGCGGCTTGGCGATGGTGCCGTGTATCGATGGGGTGCCACCGCCGATCCACGTCCCGAACATTCACAGCGCGTGGCCGTGCAGGACGATGTACTGCTCGAACCGCGTCCACGGCCCACCTGGTTGTTGACGCGGCCAATGCCATTGCGTGGTGCGTTGCGTGTAATTTCAGGTCCGGAACGACTGGAAACCGGCTGGTGGGATGGCGGTGATGCGCGACGTGATTATTACGTCGTCGAGACCTCGATGGGACAGCGTGCCTGGGCATTCTGCGCACCGGGTGAACGATCTGGCTGGATGCTGCACGGGTGGTTCGCATGA
- the lexA gene encoding transcriptional repressor LexA, with the protein MTLQLTSRQSNILAFIRARLERDGEAPTLEEIGQAMGLPNVSAVLKHVRSLEAKGRLVIEPNRTRGIRLIQESDPLAADTLELPLIGRIAAGEPIFSESRIERSLHVSRWLFRLQPDYLVRVIGDSMRDEGILDGDLVAVHATPVARHGQVVAARVEGERFTIKRLYWQGDVIRLLPNSPGYQPIDPDPTEDFAIEGLFAGLVRGV; encoded by the coding sequence ATGACCCTCCAGCTCACCAGCCGCCAGTCCAACATCCTCGCCTTCATCCGGGCTCGCCTGGAACGTGACGGCGAAGCGCCCACGCTGGAGGAAATCGGCCAGGCGATGGGTTTGCCCAATGTCAGCGCGGTGCTCAAGCATGTGCGCTCGCTGGAGGCGAAGGGCCGGCTGGTGATCGAGCCCAACCGGACGCGTGGCATCCGCCTGATACAGGAATCCGACCCGCTCGCGGCCGACACGCTGGAGCTGCCGTTGATCGGCCGGATCGCGGCGGGCGAGCCGATCTTTTCCGAGTCGCGGATCGAGCGCAGCTTGCATGTGTCGCGCTGGCTGTTTCGCCTGCAGCCGGATTATCTGGTGCGCGTGATCGGTGATTCGATGCGCGATGAAGGCATTCTCGACGGCGATCTGGTTGCCGTGCATGCCACACCGGTTGCACGCCACGGACAAGTGGTGGCAGCGCGCGTAGAAGGTGAGCGTTTCACTATCAAACGTCTGTACTGGCAGGGCGATGTGATCCGCCTGCTGCCCAACAGTCCCGGTTATCAACCGATTGATCCGGATCCCACCGAAGACTTTGCGATCGAAGGATTGTTTGCAGGTCTGGTGAGAGGCGTTTGA